One Halichoerus grypus chromosome 1, mHalGry1.hap1.1, whole genome shotgun sequence genomic region harbors:
- the MST1 gene encoding hepatocyte growth factor-like protein isoform X6: MGWLPLLLLLTQCSGAPGQRSPLNDFQVLRGTELQHLRHAVGPGPWQEDVADAEECAGRCGPLLDCRAFHYNVSSHGCQLLPWTQYSPYTQLKRSGRCDLFQKKDYVQTCIMDNGVKYRGTVAITTGGLPCQHWSHRFPNDHKYTPTLRNGLEENFCRNPDRDPGGPWCYTTDPAVRFQSCGIKSCREAACVWCNGEDYRGAVDRTESGRECQRWDLQRPHAHPFEPGKFLDKDLDDNYCRNPDGSERPWCYTTDPQVEREFCDLPRCGSEAQPRHEATTLNCFRGKGEGYRGKANTTAAGVPCQRWDAQKPHQHRFAPEKYACKDLRENFCRNPDGSEAPWCFTSRPGMRVAFCYQIPRCADDVRPEGSHPPPPPTRIWRRTFAGTRIGIATGPGATLRTRGLRSTTVHCGAAMMTNHRPSWNPQNPQPGEPGLQQVPVAKMVCGPSGSQLVLLKLERPVTLNQRVALICLPPERYVVPPGTKCEIAGWGETKGTGNNKVLNVASLNVISNQECNVKHRGRVRENEMCTEGLLAPVGACEGDYGGPLACFTHDCWVLEGIIIPNRVCARPRWPAIFMRVSVFTDWIHKVMRLG, from the exons ATGGGGtggctcccactcctgctgcttctgACACAGTGCTCAGGGGCCCCTG GGCAGCGCTCGCCCTTGAATGACTTTCAGGTGCTCCGGGGTACGGAACTGCAACACCTGCGACACGCAGTGGGGCCCGGGCCTTGGCAAGAGGATGTGGCAGATGCTGAGGAGTGTGCAGGGCGTTGCGGGCCCCTACTGGACTGCAG GGCCTTCCACTACAATGTGAGCAGCCACGGTTGCCAACTGCTGCCATGGACCCAATACTCACCCTATACTCAGCTGAAACGTTCGGGGCGCTGTGACCTCTTCCAAAAGAAAG ACTATGTGCAGACCTGCATCATGGACAATGGGGTCAAGTACCGGGGCACGGTGGCCATCACCACTGGCGGCCTACCCTGCCAGCACTGGAGCCATAGGTTCCCCAATGACCACAA GTACACGCCCACACTCCGGAACGGCTTGGAGGAGAACTTTTGCCGCAACCCTGACCGGGACCCCGGAGGTCCCTGGTGTTACACGACAGACCCTGCAGTGCGCTTCCAGAGCTGTGGCATCAAGTCCTGCCGGGAGG CCGCTTGCGTTTGGTGCAATGGCGAGGATTATCGCGGCGCAGTGGACCGCACAGAGTCCGGACGCGAGTGTCAGCGCTGGGACTTGCAGCGTCCGCACGCGCACCCCTTTGAGCCGGGCAA GTTCCTTGACAAAGATCTGGACGACAACTATTGCCGGAATCCTGACGGCTCCGAGCGGCCCTGGTGCTACACCACCGACCCGCAGGTGGAACGAGAGTTCTGCGACCTCCCCCGCTGCG GGTCCGAGGCACAGCCGCGCCACGAGGCCACGACGCTCAATTGCTTCCGCGGGAAGGGCGAGGGCTACCGGGGCAAGGCCAACACCACCGCCGCGGGCGTGCCCTGCCAGCGGTGGGACGCGCAGAAGCCTCATCAGCATCGTTTTGCGCCGGAGAAATACGCTTGCAA GGATCTTCGGGAGAATTTCTGCCGGAACCCCGACGGCTCCGAGGCGCCTTGGTGCTTTACGTCGCGGCCTGGCATGCGCGTGGCCTTCTGCTACCAGATCCCGCGCTGCGCCGACGACGTGCGGCCCGAAG GTTCACACCCACCTCCGCCCCCCACGCGCATCTGGAGGAGAACTTTTGCCGGAACCCGGATAGGGATAGCCACGGGCCCTGGTGCTACACTACGGACCCGGGGACTCCGTTCGACTACTGTGCACTGCGGCGCTGCG ATGATGACCAACCACCGTCCATCCTGGAACCCCCAG AACCCACAGCCGGGGGAGCCAGGCCTGCAGCAGGTCCCCGTGGCCAAGATGGTGTGCGGGCCCTCAGGCTCCCAGCTTGTTCTGCTCAAGCTGGAGAG ACCTGTGACCCTGAACCAGCGAGTGGCCCTGATCTGCCTGCCCCCTGAGCGGTATGTGGTGCCTCCAGGCACCAAGTGTGAGATCGCAGGCTGGGGTGAGACCAAAG GTACAGGGAACAACAAAGTCCTAAATGTGGCCTCGCTGAACGTCATCTCGAACCAGGAGTGTAACGTCAAGCACCGCGGACGCGTACGGGAGAATGAGATGTGCACTGAGGGACTCTTGGCCCCTGTGGGTGCCTGTGAG GGTGACTACGGGGGCCCACTTGCCTGCTTTACCCATGACTGCTGGGTCCTGGAGGGAATTATAATCCCCAACCGAGTGTGCGCCCGGCCCCGCTGGCCAGCCATCTTCATGCGCGTCTCTGTGTTTACGGACTGGATTCACAAGGTCATGCGGCTGGGCTAG
- the MST1 gene encoding hepatocyte growth factor-like protein isoform X4 has protein sequence MGWLPLLLLLTQCSGAPGQRSPLNDFQVLRGTELQHLRHAVGPGPWQEDVADAEECAGRCGPLLDCRAFHYNVSSHGCQLLPWTQYSPYTQLKRSGRCDLFQKKDYVQTCIMDNGVKYRGTVAITTGGLPCQHWSHRFPNDHKYTPTLRNGLEENFCRNPDRDPGGPWCYTTDPAVRFQSCGIKSCREAACVWCNGEDYRGAVDRTESGRECQRWDLQRPHAHPFEPGKFLDKDLDDNYCRNPDGSERPWCYTTDPQVEREFCDLPRCGSEAQPRHEATTLNCFRGKGEGYRGKANTTAAGVPCQRWDAQKPHQHRFAPEKYACKFTPTSAPHAHLEENFCRNPDRDSHGPWCYTTDPGTPFDYCALRRCDDDQPPSILEPPDQVVFEKCGKRVTRLDQQRSRLRVVGGQPGNSPWTVSLRNRQGQHFCGGSLVKEQWVLTARQCFSSCHVPLMGYEVWLGTLFQNPQPGEPGLQQVPVAKMVCGPSGSQLVLLKLERPVTLNQRVALICLPPERYVVPPGTKCEIAGWGETKGTGNNKVLNVASLNVISNQECNVKHRGRVRENEMCTEGLLAPVGACEGDYGGPLACFTHDCWVLEGIIIPNRVCARPRWPAIFMRVSVFTDWIHKVMRLG, from the exons ATGGGGtggctcccactcctgctgcttctgACACAGTGCTCAGGGGCCCCTG GGCAGCGCTCGCCCTTGAATGACTTTCAGGTGCTCCGGGGTACGGAACTGCAACACCTGCGACACGCAGTGGGGCCCGGGCCTTGGCAAGAGGATGTGGCAGATGCTGAGGAGTGTGCAGGGCGTTGCGGGCCCCTACTGGACTGCAG GGCCTTCCACTACAATGTGAGCAGCCACGGTTGCCAACTGCTGCCATGGACCCAATACTCACCCTATACTCAGCTGAAACGTTCGGGGCGCTGTGACCTCTTCCAAAAGAAAG ACTATGTGCAGACCTGCATCATGGACAATGGGGTCAAGTACCGGGGCACGGTGGCCATCACCACTGGCGGCCTACCCTGCCAGCACTGGAGCCATAGGTTCCCCAATGACCACAA GTACACGCCCACACTCCGGAACGGCTTGGAGGAGAACTTTTGCCGCAACCCTGACCGGGACCCCGGAGGTCCCTGGTGTTACACGACAGACCCTGCAGTGCGCTTCCAGAGCTGTGGCATCAAGTCCTGCCGGGAGG CCGCTTGCGTTTGGTGCAATGGCGAGGATTATCGCGGCGCAGTGGACCGCACAGAGTCCGGACGCGAGTGTCAGCGCTGGGACTTGCAGCGTCCGCACGCGCACCCCTTTGAGCCGGGCAA GTTCCTTGACAAAGATCTGGACGACAACTATTGCCGGAATCCTGACGGCTCCGAGCGGCCCTGGTGCTACACCACCGACCCGCAGGTGGAACGAGAGTTCTGCGACCTCCCCCGCTGCG GGTCCGAGGCACAGCCGCGCCACGAGGCCACGACGCTCAATTGCTTCCGCGGGAAGGGCGAGGGCTACCGGGGCAAGGCCAACACCACCGCCGCGGGCGTGCCCTGCCAGCGGTGGGACGCGCAGAAGCCTCATCAGCATCGTTTTGCGCCGGAGAAATACGCTTGCAA GTTCACACCCACCTCCGCCCCCCACGCGCATCTGGAGGAGAACTTTTGCCGGAACCCGGATAGGGATAGCCACGGGCCCTGGTGCTACACTACGGACCCGGGGACTCCGTTCGACTACTGTGCACTGCGGCGCTGCG ATGATGACCAACCACCGTCCATCCTGGAACCCCCAG ACCAGGTGGTGTTTGAGAAGTGTGGCAAGAGGGTGACCCGCCTGGACCAGCAGCGCTCCAGGCTGCGTGTGGTGGGGGGCCAGCCTGGGAACTCGCCCTGGACAGTCAGCTTGCGTAATCG GCAGGGCCAGCATTTCTGTGGGGGTTCCCTAGTGAAGGAGCAGTGGGTACTGACCGCCCGGCAGTGCTTCTCCTCCTG CCATGTGCCTCTCATGGGCTATGAGGTGTGGTTGGGCACCCTGTTCCAGAACCCACAGCCGGGGGAGCCAGGCCTGCAGCAGGTCCCCGTGGCCAAGATGGTGTGCGGGCCCTCAGGCTCCCAGCTTGTTCTGCTCAAGCTGGAGAG ACCTGTGACCCTGAACCAGCGAGTGGCCCTGATCTGCCTGCCCCCTGAGCGGTATGTGGTGCCTCCAGGCACCAAGTGTGAGATCGCAGGCTGGGGTGAGACCAAAG GTACAGGGAACAACAAAGTCCTAAATGTGGCCTCGCTGAACGTCATCTCGAACCAGGAGTGTAACGTCAAGCACCGCGGACGCGTACGGGAGAATGAGATGTGCACTGAGGGACTCTTGGCCCCTGTGGGTGCCTGTGAG GGTGACTACGGGGGCCCACTTGCCTGCTTTACCCATGACTGCTGGGTCCTGGAGGGAATTATAATCCCCAACCGAGTGTGCGCCCGGCCCCGCTGGCCAGCCATCTTCATGCGCGTCTCTGTGTTTACGGACTGGATTCACAAGGTCATGCGGCTGGGCTAG